The following proteins are encoded in a genomic region of Alistipes shahii WAL 8301:
- a CDS encoding FKBP-type peptidyl-prolyl cis-trans isomerase, whose protein sequence is MKLITRFLYLSAAGIMLLTSCAKEQTESYDKFENQALEAWMTQNRRELLKNYQPEGGYYVEILAAGNPDAKPVNDTACWVKFDFSGRDLSGNIVLTRRANEARQLGTFTKYTHYVPFYRYCGTENTSLMEGTFLAMRNTLHLDPDYAAGKGVDPEFLLREGSRVRLYLPSRIVGNGVEGDGGYEGQFDLSAKRPLIVDMEICDTVKNPLEAEGSLVDAFCEANGGMVMFTKDGEDDSEKRPTDPEDAKHPYNRAERWVSACDTVAQLYVDVRYDPAKELAGDRFTFSFPVGSERNEPYNVGFEPYNGSDLEKKIAEALVKRFHGEGDDYEAYKGVADLDADSVGMEGTAKIWYIGRFLDGFIFDTNIDEVKQIIYGEVRKTGSAHSYDVQNPDLITAFYYIVPHLKYGQWATLVTTSTNAYGTTGKSGGSSTSTSSNGYTSSYYDYLNYLNYSQMYYGNNGYYGGYYNDYYGYGGLGNYGYYGGYYGGYGGNYDSGETTTTTKVYTDIPSFSPLIFQIYIEPDGK, encoded by the coding sequence ATGAAGTTGATCACCCGTTTTCTCTACCTCTCGGCAGCCGGCATCATGCTGCTGACATCCTGCGCCAAGGAGCAGACCGAGTCGTATGACAAATTCGAGAACCAGGCCCTTGAGGCGTGGATGACGCAGAACCGCCGGGAGCTGCTGAAAAATTACCAGCCCGAAGGCGGCTATTACGTCGAAATCCTCGCTGCCGGGAATCCCGACGCCAAGCCGGTGAACGACACTGCCTGCTGGGTGAAGTTCGACTTCTCGGGCCGCGATTTGAGCGGCAACATCGTGCTTACGCGCCGTGCCAATGAAGCCCGCCAGCTCGGCACGTTCACCAAATACACCCACTACGTTCCCTTCTACCGCTACTGCGGCACGGAGAATACGAGCCTGATGGAGGGCACTTTCCTGGCCATGCGCAATACGCTGCACCTCGATCCGGACTATGCCGCCGGCAAGGGAGTCGATCCCGAGTTCCTGCTGCGCGAAGGCTCCAGGGTGCGGCTCTACCTTCCCTCGCGCATCGTCGGCAACGGCGTGGAGGGCGACGGCGGCTACGAGGGGCAGTTCGACTTGAGCGCCAAGCGTCCGCTCATCGTCGATATGGAGATCTGCGATACGGTGAAGAACCCGCTGGAGGCCGAAGGCTCCTTGGTGGACGCCTTCTGCGAGGCCAACGGCGGAATGGTGATGTTCACCAAGGACGGCGAGGACGATTCGGAGAAACGCCCGACCGATCCCGAGGATGCGAAACATCCCTACAACCGTGCCGAGCGGTGGGTGAGCGCCTGCGATACCGTGGCGCAGCTCTATGTCGACGTGCGCTACGACCCGGCCAAGGAACTTGCCGGCGACAGGTTCACCTTCTCGTTTCCCGTCGGCAGCGAACGCAACGAGCCGTATAACGTCGGGTTCGAACCCTACAACGGCTCCGATCTGGAGAAGAAGATCGCCGAGGCGCTCGTGAAGCGTTTCCACGGCGAGGGCGATGACTACGAAGCCTACAAGGGCGTTGCGGACCTCGATGCCGATTCGGTCGGCATGGAAGGCACGGCCAAGATCTGGTATATCGGCCGTTTCCTCGACGGGTTCATCTTCGACACGAACATCGACGAGGTGAAGCAGATCATCTACGGCGAGGTGCGCAAAACCGGTTCGGCGCACTCGTACGACGTGCAGAATCCCGATCTGATAACCGCGTTCTATTACATCGTCCCGCATCTGAAATACGGGCAGTGGGCGACGCTGGTCACCACGTCGACCAATGCCTACGGCACGACGGGCAAGAGCGGCGGTTCGAGTACGTCGACCTCCTCGAACGGCTACACGTCGAGCTATTACGATTACCTGAACTACCTGAACTATTCGCAGATGTATTACGGCAATAACGGCTATTACGGCGGTTATTACAACGATTACTACGGCTACGGCGGTCTGGGCAACTACGGCTATTACGGCGGTTATTACGGGGGCTACGGCGGCAATTACGATTCGGGCGAGACGACGACCACGACCAAGGTCTATACCGACATTCCGTCCTTCTCGCCGCTGATTTTCCAGATCTACATCGAGCCTGACGGCAAATGA
- a CDS encoding OmpH family outer membrane protein, whose product MKKTLFPALAAALVLAACGTKTTGQAEVAAEAAAQQVVSSDIAYVQVEAVLAQCDLYKNEGVALQEKTEKAQKSWAQREQNLQAEAAQLQQKYEKGLITSRDAQAQQESIQKKVASYQSNAQKEAQTLDEENYVFTNRAQDLLHRAVQEINSGKKYKLILNASALIDADTTLNITPAVLAKVNELYAADKKAEKK is encoded by the coding sequence ATGAAAAAAACTCTCTTTCCGGCGCTGGCTGCGGCTCTCGTCCTCGCGGCCTGCGGCACGAAGACCACCGGGCAGGCCGAAGTTGCGGCCGAGGCGGCGGCGCAGCAGGTTGTTTCGAGCGACATCGCATACGTTCAGGTCGAAGCCGTGCTGGCCCAGTGCGACCTCTACAAGAACGAAGGCGTAGCGCTTCAGGAGAAGACCGAGAAGGCGCAGAAGAGCTGGGCGCAGCGCGAACAGAACCTCCAGGCCGAAGCCGCCCAGTTGCAGCAGAAGTACGAAAAGGGACTGATCACCTCGCGCGACGCGCAGGCACAGCAGGAGAGCATCCAGAAGAAGGTGGCCTCCTACCAGAGCAACGCCCAGAAGGAGGCCCAGACGCTCGACGAGGAGAACTACGTGTTCACCAACCGCGCCCAGGACCTGCTGCACCGCGCCGTGCAGGAGATCAACAGCGGCAAGAAGTACAAACTGATCCTCAACGCCTCGGCGCTGATCGACGCGGACACGACGCTCAACATCACCCCCGCCGTGCTGGCGAAGGTCAACGAGCTGTATGCCGCCGACAAAAAGGCCGAGAAGAAGTAG
- the dnaK gene encoding molecular chaperone DnaK, producing MAKIIGIDLGTTNSCVAVMEGNEPVVIPNSEGHRTTPSVVAFTADGERKVGDPAKRQAITNPKRTVFSIKRFMGETYDKVSADIARAPYAIVKGDNNTPRVDIDGRQYTPQEISAIILQKMKKTAEDYLGQEVSEAVITVPAYFSDSQRQATKEAGEIAGLKVRRIINEPTAAALAYGLDKKSSDQKIAVYDLGGGTFDISILELGDGVFEVKSTNGDTHLGGDDFDHVLIDYMAESFKAEHQIDLRQDPMALQRLKEAAEKAKIELSSSTTTEINLPYIMPVNGIPQHLVMTLTRAKFEQLCDHLIRKTIEPCKLALRDAGLDASQISEVILVGGSTRIPAIQKIVEEFFGKTPNRSVNPDEVVAIGAAIQGGVLTGEVKDVLLLDVTPLSLGIETLGGVMTKLIDANTTIPTRKSETFSTAADNQPSVEINVCQGERPLARDNKSIGRFHLDGIPAAPRGVPQIEVTFDIDANGILNVSAKDKGTGKEQKIRIEASSGLTEQEIQRMRDEAKANEEKDKAEKERIDKINAADSNIFTTEKQLKEYGEKLPADKKAAIETALGKLKEAHKNADVAAIDTAMAELNAAWQAASQDIYAQQQAQQGAQPGADAGQQSQSNAGGQQGGGDGQPEDVEFEEVK from the coding sequence ATGGCAAAGATTATCGGTATTGATTTAGGAACCACGAACTCCTGCGTGGCAGTGATGGAGGGCAACGAGCCTGTTGTAATCCCCAACTCCGAGGGACACCGCACGACCCCTTCGGTCGTGGCTTTCACGGCCGACGGCGAGCGTAAGGTCGGCGACCCCGCGAAGCGTCAGGCGATCACCAACCCCAAGCGCACGGTCTTCTCGATCAAGCGTTTCATGGGTGAGACCTACGACAAGGTTTCGGCCGACATCGCGCGCGCTCCCTATGCCATCGTCAAGGGCGACAACAACACCCCGCGCGTGGACATCGACGGACGTCAGTACACCCCGCAGGAGATTTCGGCCATCATCCTCCAGAAGATGAAGAAGACGGCCGAGGATTACCTGGGCCAGGAGGTTTCGGAGGCCGTGATCACGGTGCCGGCCTACTTCTCCGACTCGCAGCGTCAGGCTACGAAGGAGGCGGGCGAGATCGCCGGTCTGAAGGTCCGCCGCATCATCAACGAGCCGACGGCCGCCGCATTGGCCTACGGTCTCGACAAGAAGTCCAGCGACCAGAAGATCGCCGTGTACGACCTGGGCGGCGGAACGTTCGATATTTCGATCCTCGAACTGGGCGACGGCGTCTTCGAGGTGAAGTCCACCAACGGCGATACGCACCTCGGAGGCGATGACTTCGACCACGTGCTGATCGACTACATGGCCGAGTCGTTCAAGGCCGAGCACCAGATCGACCTGCGTCAGGACCCGATGGCCTTGCAGCGTCTGAAGGAGGCCGCCGAGAAGGCGAAGATCGAACTGTCGTCCTCGACCACCACGGAGATCAACCTGCCGTATATCATGCCTGTCAACGGCATTCCGCAGCACCTGGTGATGACGCTCACGCGCGCCAAGTTCGAGCAGTTGTGCGACCACCTGATCCGCAAGACCATCGAGCCTTGCAAGCTGGCGCTTCGTGACGCGGGTCTGGACGCCTCGCAGATCAGCGAGGTGATCCTCGTGGGCGGTTCGACGCGTATTCCCGCGATCCAGAAGATCGTCGAGGAGTTCTTCGGCAAGACCCCGAACCGTTCGGTCAACCCCGACGAGGTCGTGGCCATCGGCGCCGCCATTCAGGGCGGTGTGCTCACGGGCGAGGTGAAGGACGTGCTGCTGCTCGACGTTACGCCGCTGTCGCTGGGTATCGAGACCCTGGGCGGTGTGATGACCAAACTCATCGACGCCAACACGACGATCCCGACGCGCAAGTCGGAGACCTTCTCGACGGCTGCCGACAACCAGCCTTCGGTGGAGATCAACGTCTGCCAGGGCGAGCGTCCGCTGGCCCGCGACAACAAGTCGATCGGCCGCTTCCACCTCGACGGCATTCCCGCCGCACCGCGCGGCGTTCCGCAGATCGAGGTTACGTTCGACATCGACGCCAACGGCATCCTGAACGTTTCGGCCAAGGACAAGGGCACGGGCAAGGAGCAGAAGATCCGCATCGAGGCCTCCTCGGGTCTTACCGAGCAGGAGATCCAGCGCATGCGCGACGAGGCCAAGGCCAACGAGGAGAAGGACAAGGCCGAGAAGGAGCGCATCGACAAGATCAACGCCGCCGACTCGAACATCTTCACCACCGAGAAGCAGCTCAAGGAGTACGGCGAGAAACTTCCCGCCGACAAGAAGGCCGCCATCGAGACGGCGCTCGGCAAGCTGAAGGAGGCGCACAAGAACGCCGACGTGGCCGCCATCGACACGGCGATGGCCGAGCTTAACGCCGCATGGCAGGCCGCTTCGCAGGACATCTACGCGCAGCAGCAGGCACAGCAGGGCGCACAGCCCGGAGCCGATGCCGGCCAGCAGTCGCAGTCGAACGCCGGCGGCCAGCAGGGCGGCGGCGACGGGCAGCCCGAGGATGTGGAGTTCGAAGAGGTGAAGTAG
- a CDS encoding GNAT family N-acetyltransferase, translating into MLYPSRTARLALRAWREEDQPAFAAMNADERVMEYFPATLTAEESADLLDRIRDEFSTEGFGPYAVERLSDGELLGFTGLHRVTFSGGLEGQVEILWRLRHDAWGQGYATEAARACIAHAAKLGIPELVAFTFVGNGRSRRVMQKLGMTCVGEFDHPALPEGHPLRRHALYRIRTEQ; encoded by the coding sequence ATGCTTTACCCGTCCCGAACGGCCCGCCTCGCACTGCGCGCATGGCGGGAGGAAGACCAGCCGGCTTTCGCCGCCATGAACGCCGACGAGCGGGTCATGGAGTATTTCCCCGCGACGCTCACCGCCGAAGAGTCGGCCGACCTGCTCGACCGCATCCGCGACGAGTTTTCGACCGAAGGATTCGGTCCGTATGCCGTCGAACGTCTTTCGGACGGAGAGCTGCTGGGATTCACCGGACTGCACCGCGTGACGTTCTCCGGCGGGCTGGAGGGCCAGGTCGAGATACTCTGGCGGCTGCGGCACGACGCCTGGGGCCAGGGTTACGCCACCGAGGCGGCCCGGGCATGCATCGCACACGCCGCGAAACTCGGCATTCCGGAACTGGTCGCCTTCACGTTCGTCGGAAACGGGCGTTCCCGGCGCGTGATGCAGAAGCTCGGCATGACGTGCGTCGGAGAGTTCGACCACCCCGCCCTGCCCGAGGGGCATCCCCTGCGCAGGCACGCCCTCTATCGCATCCGGACCGAACAATGA
- a CDS encoding glycoside hydrolase family 3 C-terminal domain-containing protein, translating into MKNKILLKSLAGLCALAAVACGGGPGPQGSVAVYLDESQPIEKRVEDALSRMTLEEKVAILHAQSKFSSAGVPRLGIPEVWCTDGPHGIRPEVLWDEWDQAGWTNDSCTAFPALTCLAATWNPEMSALYGKSIGEEARYREKDILLGPGVNIYRTPLNGRNFEYMGEDPYLSSRMVVPYIEEVQKNGVAACVKHFALNNQEAHRHGIDVEVDDRALNEIYLPAFKAAVQEGGAWAVMGAYNKYKGEHCCHNRYLLNDILKRDWAFDGVVVSDWGGTHDTKQAAENGLDMEFGSWTDGLSWGASNAYDNYYLAAPYLDMLRKGEASTATLDDKARRVLRLIFRTAMNTRKPFGSLNSPEHLAAARRIAGEGMVLLKNEGGVLPIDLGRAKTIAVVGENAIKMMTVGGGSSSLKVRHEYTPLEGIRAAAAGKAEVIYERGYVGDVTGDYNGVKTGQDLSESRSEAQLIADAAAAARKADAVIFVGGLNKSNHQDCEGDDRLQYGLPYAQDKVIGALAEANPNLAVVIVSGNAVAMPWIDRVPAVLEAWFSGSEAGNALADVVFGAVNPSGKLPFTFPVRLEDNGAHALGEYPGADKVKYNESIFVGYRWHDKEQLKPLFAFGHGLSYTAFAVGNVKADRTTLAPNGSIRISADVTNTGDRAGAEVVQLYIGDEQSSLPRPVKELKGFQKVSLNPGQTRTVTFEITPGMLHYYDDAKGAWVAEPGAFTAYVGAASDDIRGTVEFELK; encoded by the coding sequence ATGAAAAATAAAATTCTGTTGAAGAGTCTCGCCGGGCTGTGCGCCCTGGCGGCGGTCGCCTGCGGAGGCGGGCCGGGGCCGCAGGGCAGCGTCGCCGTCTACCTCGACGAGTCGCAGCCGATCGAAAAGCGGGTCGAAGACGCCCTTTCGCGCATGACCCTCGAAGAGAAGGTCGCCATCCTGCATGCGCAGTCGAAATTCTCGTCGGCGGGCGTTCCGCGCCTGGGCATTCCCGAGGTGTGGTGCACCGACGGCCCTCACGGCATCCGCCCCGAGGTCCTGTGGGACGAATGGGATCAGGCCGGCTGGACGAACGACTCCTGCACGGCTTTCCCGGCGCTGACGTGCCTTGCCGCGACGTGGAATCCCGAAATGTCGGCGCTGTATGGCAAATCCATCGGCGAGGAGGCGCGCTACCGCGAGAAGGACATCCTGCTGGGACCCGGCGTGAACATCTACCGCACGCCGCTCAACGGCCGCAATTTCGAGTACATGGGCGAGGACCCCTACCTCTCTTCGCGGATGGTCGTTCCCTACATCGAGGAGGTGCAGAAGAACGGCGTTGCCGCCTGCGTGAAACATTTCGCACTCAATAATCAGGAGGCCCACCGTCACGGCATCGACGTCGAGGTCGACGACCGTGCGTTGAACGAGATCTACCTCCCGGCGTTTAAAGCCGCCGTTCAGGAGGGCGGCGCATGGGCCGTCATGGGCGCCTACAATAAATACAAGGGAGAACATTGCTGCCACAACCGCTACCTGCTGAACGACATTCTGAAACGCGACTGGGCCTTCGACGGCGTGGTCGTCTCCGACTGGGGCGGCACGCACGACACGAAGCAGGCCGCCGAGAACGGTCTCGACATGGAGTTCGGTTCGTGGACCGACGGTTTGAGCTGGGGTGCCAGCAACGCCTACGACAACTATTACCTCGCCGCCCCCTACCTCGATATGCTCCGCAAGGGCGAGGCTTCGACGGCGACGCTCGACGACAAGGCGCGCCGGGTGCTGCGGCTGATTTTCCGCACGGCGATGAACACCCGCAAACCGTTCGGGTCGCTCAATTCGCCCGAACATCTGGCCGCTGCACGCCGTATCGCCGGCGAGGGCATGGTGCTGCTGAAAAACGAGGGCGGGGTGCTGCCCATCGACCTCGGGCGTGCGAAAACCATCGCCGTCGTGGGCGAGAATGCGATCAAGATGATGACCGTGGGCGGCGGCTCCTCGTCGCTCAAGGTGCGGCACGAATATACGCCGCTCGAAGGCATCCGCGCCGCTGCGGCCGGCAAAGCCGAGGTGATCTACGAACGCGGCTACGTCGGCGATGTGACGGGCGACTACAACGGGGTGAAGACCGGGCAGGATTTGAGCGAGAGCCGTTCCGAGGCGCAGCTGATCGCCGATGCCGCGGCCGCGGCCCGCAAGGCCGACGCGGTGATCTTCGTCGGGGGGCTGAACAAGAGCAACCACCAGGACTGCGAAGGCGACGACCGCCTGCAATACGGCCTGCCGTATGCGCAGGACAAAGTGATCGGGGCGCTGGCCGAAGCCAATCCCAATCTGGCGGTGGTGATCGTCTCGGGCAACGCCGTGGCGATGCCGTGGATCGACCGTGTTCCGGCGGTGCTGGAGGCGTGGTTCTCGGGTTCCGAGGCGGGCAATGCGCTTGCCGACGTGGTGTTCGGTGCGGTGAACCCTTCGGGCAAGCTGCCCTTCACGTTCCCCGTGCGGCTGGAGGACAACGGCGCGCATGCGCTGGGCGAATACCCGGGCGCGGACAAGGTGAAGTATAACGAGAGCATCTTCGTCGGTTACCGCTGGCACGACAAGGAGCAGCTCAAGCCGCTGTTCGCCTTCGGCCACGGGTTGAGCTACACCGCCTTCGCCGTCGGCAACGTGAAGGCCGACCGTACGACGCTCGCCCCGAACGGCAGCATCCGTATTTCGGCCGACGTGACCAACACGGGCGACCGTGCGGGCGCCGAGGTCGTGCAGCTTTACATCGGCGACGAGCAGTCGTCGCTGCCGCGTCCCGTGAAGGAGCTGAAAGGTTTTCAGAAAGTTTCGCTGAATCCCGGGCAGACGCGGACCGTGACTTTCGAGATCACCCCCGGGATGTTGCACTACTACGACGACGCAAAGGGTGCGTGGGTGGCCGAGCCGGGCGCGTTCACGGCCTATGTGGGCGCCGCGTCGGACGATATTCGCGGCACGGTGGAATTCGAGTTGAAATGA
- a CDS encoding DUF5125 domain-containing protein, with the protein MKTLKYIALSLLVAASTTACKDDPELLTTDVGPEMTVVSADASGVYGGKVDFEVTMTDRYALSTLKAQVFFDDEMVAEEVIRTKSDGTYTGAVTLPFYKNIPDGEATLRFVGQNVRFGTTTVDRPLAVSRPKPAYLTFFLDDAEYRMEPTGNDYEYAVTDEFPQKPQGYIATPELDAAGSVVTFGYDSGAGGIVSDSTDAIPFANSNAGEFTITFNLLTFEGSPFIKLLFGETEMTMVDNDNYSIVTTLTQNQTYTLTGVSDFADWDIDRDFFERADASNPEALTFLPMSGMYKVTANFKHSYLRIEAMKSATEYASLAADGSGNAIWTVGAGIGKPVIKNGDGWDMGSTGLCLARVADKKFQISLVAGVSINASNFDFKFFWPKDWDKGEFLGKTDASFANPYGVLTTTSDLIEISDGGNLGLAEGKTLDLGGIYRFTIDVSGGTMAAVLTVEKVGEQELPPADITVNGTPMAQLDVDNYQLDLDLTQGQTLTLGGADAFTPAWINPDFFEAASATSVKLVPVTGKYRITANLATRVIDALVLNADGSGLATLSDDGHGAVYFIGYGIGSPAAVNEPGWTTEKGVCVPESAPGIYTMTAQAGLEGSTTLGQRFRVSGWSGKFFRNRGWDGLGAFTLAPGAEAFFSIAGDGNIEIASGVTLEEGATYRLTLDVTAGKDNPVLSLVKK; encoded by the coding sequence ATGAAAACGCTGAAATACATCGCACTGTCGCTGCTCGTCGCTGCCTCGACGACGGCGTGCAAGGACGATCCCGAACTGCTCACCACCGACGTCGGTCCCGAGATGACCGTCGTTTCGGCCGATGCGTCGGGCGTCTACGGCGGCAAGGTCGACTTCGAGGTGACGATGACCGACCGCTATGCGCTCTCGACGCTCAAGGCGCAGGTATTCTTCGACGACGAGATGGTCGCCGAGGAGGTGATCCGCACCAAAAGCGACGGAACCTACACGGGGGCTGTGACGCTTCCCTTTTACAAGAACATTCCCGACGGCGAGGCCACGCTGCGCTTCGTGGGGCAGAACGTGCGCTTCGGAACGACGACCGTCGACCGGCCGCTCGCCGTATCGCGTCCCAAGCCCGCCTACCTGACGTTCTTCCTCGATGACGCGGAGTACCGCATGGAGCCTACGGGCAACGACTACGAATACGCCGTGACGGACGAGTTCCCGCAGAAGCCGCAGGGCTACATCGCGACGCCCGAACTCGACGCCGCTGGCTCGGTGGTGACCTTCGGCTACGACTCCGGGGCCGGCGGCATCGTCTCCGATTCCACCGACGCCATTCCCTTCGCCAATTCGAATGCCGGAGAGTTCACGATCACCTTCAACCTGCTGACCTTCGAGGGTTCTCCTTTCATCAAACTGCTCTTCGGCGAGACGGAGATGACGATGGTCGACAACGACAATTACAGCATCGTCACCACGCTGACGCAGAATCAGACCTACACGCTGACGGGCGTTTCCGATTTCGCCGACTGGGACATCGACCGCGACTTCTTCGAACGGGCCGACGCTTCGAATCCCGAGGCCCTGACCTTCCTGCCGATGTCGGGCATGTACAAGGTGACGGCCAATTTCAAACACAGCTACCTGCGTATCGAGGCCATGAAGTCGGCCACGGAGTATGCGTCGCTCGCCGCCGACGGTTCGGGCAATGCGATCTGGACGGTCGGAGCCGGTATCGGCAAACCCGTCATCAAGAACGGCGACGGTTGGGATATGGGCTCCACGGGCTTGTGTCTGGCTCGCGTTGCGGACAAGAAATTCCAGATCTCGCTGGTGGCCGGCGTTTCGATCAACGCTTCGAACTTCGACTTCAAGTTCTTCTGGCCGAAGGACTGGGACAAGGGCGAATTCCTGGGTAAGACGGATGCCTCGTTTGCCAATCCCTACGGGGTCCTGACCACTACCAGCGATTTGATCGAGATTTCCGACGGTGGCAACTTGGGGCTTGCCGAGGGTAAGACGCTCGACTTGGGCGGTATCTACCGCTTCACGATCGACGTTTCAGGCGGCACGATGGCCGCGGTGCTGACCGTCGAGAAAGTGGGCGAGCAGGAGCTTCCGCCCGCCGACATCACCGTCAACGGAACGCCGATGGCCCAGCTCGACGTGGACAACTACCAGCTGGACCTCGACCTGACGCAGGGCCAGACGCTGACGCTGGGCGGCGCCGACGCCTTCACGCCGGCGTGGATCAATCCCGACTTCTTCGAGGCGGCCTCCGCGACGAGCGTCAAGCTGGTCCCCGTCACGGGCAAATACCGCATCACGGCCAATCTGGCGACCCGGGTGATTGATGCGCTGGTGCTCAACGCCGACGGCTCGGGGCTTGCCACGTTGAGCGACGACGGTCACGGGGCGGTCTATTTCATCGGCTACGGCATCGGTTCGCCCGCGGCCGTGAACGAACCGGGCTGGACCACCGAAAAGGGCGTCTGCGTGCCCGAATCCGCTCCCGGCATCTACACGATGACGGCCCAGGCGGGTCTGGAAGGCAGCACGACCCTCGGACAGCGTTTCCGCGTGAGCGGCTGGAGCGGCAAGTTCTTCCGGAACCGCGGCTGGGACGGTCTGGGAGCCTTCACGCTGGCGCCGGGCGCCGAGGCGTTCTTCTCGATCGCCGGGGACGGCAACATCGAGATCGCCTCGGGAGTCACCCTTGAGGAGGGCGCGACCTATCGTCTGACACTCGACGTGACGGCGGGAAAAGACAACCCCGTTTTGTCGCTGGTTAAGAAATAA
- the cdaA gene encoding diadenylate cyclase CdaA, producing the protein MGFVPFTFVDLIDIILVAVIMYWIYRMTKGTNAPYILSGIIAVYLLWVVVRALNMELLSTILGQLISVGAIALIIVFQPELRRFLQMIGMRQKHFNFITRIFSTGEDTVQTNVVPIVTACREMSETKTGALIVIGQQSDLRLIAEGGIALDAKVSTSLIKNIFFKNAPLHDGAALIEGDRIVAAKCILPVTQSDVPKSFGTRHRAAIGMSEISDAIIVVVSEETGDISIAQGGEIRLNIDPVRLQQTLQRYLTINTRKRSKKEVAE; encoded by the coding sequence ATGGGATTCGTTCCGTTCACATTCGTCGACCTGATAGACATCATTCTGGTGGCCGTGATCATGTACTGGATTTACCGCATGACCAAGGGAACCAATGCGCCGTACATTCTCTCGGGAATCATTGCCGTCTACCTGCTGTGGGTGGTCGTCCGGGCGCTGAACATGGAGCTGCTGTCGACGATCCTCGGACAGCTGATCTCGGTGGGAGCCATCGCGCTGATCATCGTCTTCCAGCCCGAACTGCGGCGCTTCCTGCAGATGATCGGCATGCGCCAGAAACATTTCAACTTCATCACCCGCATCTTCTCGACGGGCGAGGACACCGTGCAGACCAACGTCGTGCCGATCGTCACGGCCTGCCGCGAGATGTCCGAGACGAAGACCGGGGCGCTCATCGTCATCGGTCAGCAGAGCGACCTGCGGCTGATCGCCGAAGGCGGCATCGCCCTCGACGCCAAGGTGTCGACGTCGCTGATCAAGAACATCTTCTTCAAGAACGCCCCGCTGCACGACGGCGCGGCGCTGATCGAGGGCGACCGGATCGTGGCGGCCAAGTGCATCCTCCCGGTGACGCAGAGCGACGTGCCCAAGTCGTTCGGCACGCGGCACCGCGCGGCGATCGGCATGAGCGAGATTTCGGACGCCATCATCGTCGTCGTCTCGGAGGAGACGGGCGACATCTCGATCGCACAGGGCGGCGAAATCCGCCTGAACATCGACCCCGTGCGGTTGCAGCAGACCCTGCAACGCTACCTGACGATCAACACGCGCAAACGCTCGAAAAAGGAGGTCGCCGAATAA
- the ruvA gene encoding Holliday junction branch migration protein RuvA: protein MYEYIKGTVAEVAPAYAVIDVGGVGYYLHISLETYSAIEHETETRLYVHYVVREDAQLLYGFSTKAERELFRLLISVSGVGGNTARMILSTYSPRELQGIITAGNAVLLKNVKGLGLKTAQKIIVELSGKLMAPGADDGGAQPGAGGSFDEALAALSMLGFARAPAEKVLRGVLRESPAAPVEELIRMALKKL from the coding sequence ATGTACGAATACATCAAGGGCACAGTCGCCGAAGTGGCTCCCGCTTACGCAGTTATCGACGTCGGCGGGGTGGGCTACTACCTCCATATTTCGCTCGAAACCTACTCCGCGATCGAACACGAGACCGAGACCCGGCTCTACGTCCATTACGTCGTGCGCGAGGATGCGCAGCTGCTCTACGGCTTCTCGACCAAGGCCGAGCGCGAGTTGTTCCGCCTGCTGATCAGCGTTTCGGGCGTGGGCGGCAACACGGCGCGTATGATCCTTTCGACTTATTCGCCGCGCGAGTTGCAGGGAATCATCACGGCGGGCAACGCCGTGCTGCTGAAAAACGTCAAGGGGCTGGGCCTCAAGACGGCGCAGAAGATCATCGTCGAGTTGAGCGGCAAGCTCATGGCGCCGGGCGCCGACGACGGAGGGGCGCAGCCCGGGGCGGGCGGGAGCTTCGACGAGGCCCTTGCGGCGCTGTCCATGCTGGGCTTTGCCCGCGCCCCGGCCGAGAAGGTTCTGCGGGGCGTTCTGCGCGAATCTCCCGCGGCTCCGGTCGAGGAGCTGATCCGAATGGCGTTGAAAAAACTCTGA
- a CDS encoding DMT family transporter, with protein MAWLYLILAGLFEMGWPLGFKLANLCPRYHFLFLALSVVSMGVSGWLLYVAQRTIPMGTAYMIWTGIGGVGTVVLGIVFFHDAVTFWRMFFLSLVFVGIVGLKMVH; from the coding sequence ATGGCTTGGCTGTATCTGATTCTGGCAGGACTTTTCGAGATGGGGTGGCCGCTGGGGTTCAAACTTGCGAACCTCTGCCCGCGTTACCATTTTCTTTTTCTGGCCCTTTCGGTCGTGTCTATGGGCGTGAGTGGCTGGCTGCTCTACGTGGCCCAGAGGACGATCCCGATGGGTACGGCCTACATGATCTGGACCGGTATCGGGGGCGTGGGAACCGTGGTCCTCGGCATCGTTTTCTTCCACGACGCCGTGACCTTCTGGCGGATGTTCTTCCTGTCGCTGGTCTTCGTCGGCATCGTCGGCCTGAAGATGGTGCATTAG